Proteins encoded by one window of Bacteroidia bacterium:
- the ftsZ gene encoding cell division protein FtsZ produces MPKELPSIIKVIGVGGGGSNAVNHMYKLGIRGVDFVVCNTDAQALEMSPVPRKIQLGPSLTEGRGAGSIPEVGKQSAIENIDELKAILSDNTKMVFITAGMGGGTGTGAAPIIAGVAREMGILTVGIVTVPFAFEGRKRKQQADAGIEELKNSVDTLLIICNDKLREIHGNLKLNTAFGYADNVLATAAKSIAEVISVTLHINVDFADVQTVMRDSGVAIMGAAQSSGEGRAIRAAELALDSPLLNDNNIEGARHILLNITSGKEEITMDEMGDITDYIQQKAGQTAEIIMGVGADDSLGDKISVTIIATGFNAAKEKNKEEKIKQPEKVILNFFSETPSAVSTEANETTVVEEPVINEPVLITLEQEIPVTSTEFFEKDNTPEEIVAENNSLEFEFTGFPNVISSNEEVKEPEATLTDDSSVNELPEQSEMSVREVPSQENQAPDSDIYKRTRERIDAMKSMNHRITNPQVLNEIEKEPAYLRKNVKLQNVLSSGDTNYSRYSLNNDQDKTPGLSKGNKFLHDRPD; encoded by the coding sequence ATGCCTAAAGAACTACCTTCCATTATCAAGGTGATAGGAGTAGGTGGGGGTGGAAGCAATGCAGTTAATCACATGTACAAACTCGGCATCAGAGGTGTTGATTTTGTAGTTTGTAACACCGATGCACAAGCTTTGGAGATGAGCCCTGTGCCACGCAAAATACAACTAGGACCAAGTCTCACAGAAGGTCGTGGTGCCGGATCTATTCCCGAAGTAGGCAAACAGTCGGCAATAGAAAATATAGATGAGCTAAAAGCAATTCTGAGTGATAATACCAAGATGGTTTTTATTACCGCAGGTATGGGTGGTGGAACCGGAACAGGTGCTGCTCCAATCATTGCAGGCGTTGCCCGCGAAATGGGTATTCTCACCGTTGGAATTGTTACTGTACCTTTCGCATTCGAAGGCCGAAAAAGAAAGCAACAGGCCGATGCCGGTATTGAAGAACTGAAAAACAGTGTTGATACATTGTTGATTATATGCAATGATAAATTGCGCGAAATTCATGGCAATTTAAAATTAAATACTGCCTTTGGTTATGCAGATAATGTGTTGGCTACCGCTGCAAAGAGTATTGCAGAGGTTATCAGTGTTACCCTACATATAAACGTTGACTTTGCCGATGTGCAGACTGTAATGCGCGACAGTGGCGTTGCCATTATGGGTGCTGCGCAATCTTCTGGCGAAGGTAGAGCCATTCGTGCTGCAGAGCTGGCACTCGACTCACCATTACTCAACGATAACAATATTGAAGGCGCACGTCATATTCTCCTGAACATCACTAGCGGTAAAGAAGAAATTACCATGGATGAAATGGGCGACATAACAGATTATATTCAGCAAAAAGCCGGACAGACAGCAGAGATAATTATGGGAGTTGGTGCCGATGATTCATTAGGCGATAAAATTTCTGTTACCATTATTGCCACAGGCTTTAATGCAGCTAAGGAAAAAAATAAGGAAGAAAAAATAAAACAACCGGAGAAAGTTATTTTAAATTTTTTTAGCGAAACACCATCAGCTGTTAGTACAGAAGCGAATGAAACTACTGTAGTGGAAGAGCCTGTGATTAATGAACCTGTTCTTATAACATTAGAGCAGGAGATTCCCGTTACATCAACAGAGTTTTTTGAAAAAGACAATACACCGGAGGAGATTGTTGCAGAAAACAATTCTCTTGAATTTGAGTTCACCGGATTTCCGAATGTAATTTCTTCGAATGAAGAGGTTAAAGAACCCGAAGCAACTTTAACTGATGATTCATCTGTTAACGAATTGCCTGAGCAATCGGAGATGTCGGTTCGCGAAGTACCATCACAGGAAAACCAAGCACCTGACAGCGATATCTACAAGCGCACTCGCGAAAGAATTGATGCTATGAAAAGCATGAATCACAGAATAACAAATCCACAGGTACTCAATGAAATTGAAAAAGAACCTGCTTATTTACGTAAGAACGTAAAATTGCAGAATGTTCTTTCTTCAGGCGATACAAACTATTCACGCTATTCACTCAATAATGATCAGGATAAAACACCTGGCCTTAGCAAAGGCAATAAATTCTTGCACGACAGACCTGATTAG
- a CDS encoding PadR family transcriptional regulator, producing the protein MRKGVLEFCILSIISKGEVYPSDIIEKMKEARLIVVEGTLYPLLTRLKNSGLLSYTWIESNAGPPRKYYKLTPLGKEHLKELKKTWDELVDAVSQTYQNSTEE; encoded by the coding sequence ATGCGCAAAGGAGTTTTGGAGTTCTGTATTTTATCCATCATATCAAAAGGAGAAGTTTATCCCAGCGATATTATCGAAAAAATGAAAGAAGCCAGACTCATTGTGGTGGAGGGAACACTATATCCATTGCTTACACGATTAAAAAATTCAGGCCTGTTATCTTATACCTGGATTGAAAGCAATGCAGGACCTCCCCGCAAATATTATAAACTAACACCTTTGGGAAAGGAACATTTAAAAGAATTAAAAAAAACATGGGATGAACTGGTTGACGCAGTTAGCCAGACCTATCAAAACTCAACTGAAGAATGA